The sequence below is a genomic window from Ipomoea triloba cultivar NCNSP0323 chromosome 10, ASM357664v1.
AATTTTTTCGACCTATCTTCTAACCAAAGTACTCATATTTAATCGAAACTAAGGGTATATCTCTTTAATCATATGTTATATGATAGGAAATATACCCTGGGTATACCGCCCTACGAGTATTGTACGTATATGCCCAGCGTATTGTACGATTGCTAGCCTTATAAAAGAGACTAGTGCTCTTCATGTGAGGGACTTTTTGGGCTCTTTCCCTTCTCTCCCAAACACTCTCTAGAATGCATTCTCTCTCTactttattcaataataataatgaatgagAAAAGGCTTCCTAGAGCTCATTTTTAGCTATCTATTCTCCATTCTTATGATTGCAAAAGACATGGATGAATTTACATTATCAAATGGCAATTATCAaatggcgccgtctgtgggaaCTACAACGAAAAAGTTGGTGTTCGTCCCTCAAACTTCTCCGTCGTCGTGGTCGCAGGATCGTCGTAGATTCCGGTCACCATGCAACACCGGAGCCAGAGTTTCTCTGCCACTAGACACAACCAAGTTCTGGCCAGAAGACATGTTACCTTTACCACTGGTCGGTTGCATGGTGTTGAACAGGTAGGCCAACAATTTTTTCTCAGCAAAAGGCTCAAAACTTCGCAGCTTTTTGATCTGAAGTCGAAGCGAGTCAACTCAGGAAGGCCACACGCTAGTGAATCCCAACCAGATCTCAGTTTTCTTCTGCTGCCTTTAGCAAGATTCTGGGTGAGACAAAGATTGGCCAGACTGTATTTTTATTTCTGTCCCAACCAGTACGTCCTTTCCTCTTGACTCATGCTACATAAAGAGGACAACCCAGAAATAAAAGTACATACAGCTGATGGAGGAGTGTCATGCATGCATGAATGAATTCATATTGCCGCTTGTATAAATTTGTAGTGCATTCAGTTCAAGAATCAAGACGAAGAGGCTGTAAATTATTATTCTCCGCTGAACGTATCCCGTTGATGCTACTGCAGCTTTTCCCAGTGGCCTGAATAAGCCCCCCCGCCAGCTTCGTCGTCACCATCCTCTCCCTGCTCTAGCATATTTACCAGCCAATATAATGCATGTTTGTGAAAAGCAAAGGCAACGAGATATATAGTGGCTTCGGAATTGGGAAAAGGAAGAAGTGAGCTATTGCATGCAATCTCATTGGTATGGGGTGGCGGTGGAATTTAGCAGAAAAGGAAATTTAAATCTAACATTGCATGAAACTTCATTGGTGGTGTGTGGCGGTGGAGtgcaaaatgaaattaaaagtgaaaaggaaTATCGCAGGCAGAGGGTTCCCCGGCCAAGAAGATAAATGATTTTCTCTAAAGTGGTCGTCTTTAATTACCTCGGTCGAAACTGCTGTGCACTCGCGAGTCCTTGACGTTCATCGTGCTTTAATAAGCGGTTCTCCGGTCTAACTTCGCACAGTTGGGCCGACTATGGCTTCCCTCCGAGCGTATTCTCCTAACTTGGTTGAACTAGCTCGCCACGTTATGTACTATAGATCAAAGTGGAATGATAACCGGTAGCCGGATAATCAACCTGAGTCGGATCTCGAGCATGGAACCTACTATCATTTCCCGTGCATGAAACCTGCATCGTTTCACGAGCGCAAGCAAACTATCGTCGAGCATTCCTTTGACCGAAGATTGATCGCAGATGTGGTTGTATGAGAAACATGCGTGGCTTAattccgtttccaccattcCAAGAACTCCACTAGCTCTCTCCGGTCATGGTATCTACCCGACATGATTCATATATTCCTTTGACCGAAGATCGATCGCAAGATTAAAAGTCTCTGTTAATCACCTTCCCGAGCTGCAAGTACCCAGGAATCGACAGAGATATTTCTCAAACTATATTCTGAGCAGATAACTTGAACCTCTAGGCGTGTGGCACTAATTGCCGGTTATCTGATGGTCGGAAACGGACTGTAATTTGCATATGTCAAAAATGATTCCCCTTAATTCACTAAGATCGTGAGAGCTGCGTTCTGACCATGGCTGCATTAATCACATTTTCCCGAGCATGAGTTTCCCGACCAGCATGTCAGCGACCTGTTCGGAGTCATAGGCCGGTCGTGAGCCTGAGCCTGCGATTTTTCATGCGTAAGCAGAACCAGAAGAATTTGTGGTGCGAAATTCGTCTCCAAGACGTCACCAGGCATCACTGAGGAAAAGGCCGGAACTGGCGTGCTTCCTGGTCAGTCTCTGATCGTGTTGGAGGATACAATCGAAGCTACCAGAGAAGAGTAGATAGGTTGAGGGGCACATGCGTCTTTTAGGTTGCTTTTAGTTATAACCACTCCACCCCATcttccttgtatatatattccgTTGTAAGCATATCATTGTGACTGCACTTCTTTTGCTCTCTGTGAGCTTCCATTATCATAATACAACATATCATACTTCTCTTTTCTTCTAGCCATACGTGTAAACAATTtcatcatggtatcagagcttgcCGGTGAGGGAGCTGTGCCGCCGCCGGCACCGGCGAGTCACGTAGAGCTGCGCATTTGTCTCCGGCAATCAATCCGCAGAGGATCCTTGCTCAGCCGGCAGTACGTTAATCAGCTGTTAGACTCCGAGCTTGATTTCTTCGTCGATGTCGGCAACAAGCTTGCCTATGCGACTGGCGAAGTCATTTGTAATCTGAGCGCAGTGCTCTTCAAATCAAATCAGTCAAGTGTGAGCGATGATTCATGGAGCAGATCCATGAAGAATACGAGCAAAGTGCTCGTTAATGTTCTATTTGCAGGTTTTAATCGCAGCTCGTGGAGCAGATCTGCGGAGTGTTCGAGCAGAGTGCTCGTCAATCTTTTGATTGCCGTCTTCAATCGCATTTCACGGAGCAGATTCGTGAAAGTTTTGAGCAGAGTGCTCATTAGTCACCTGTTTACAGCCTTCAATCCTTGTTCACGGAGAAGATCCACGGAGATTTCGAGCAGAATGCTCGTTAATCCTATAGTTTCGGTCTTCGATCGTAATTCCGAAAGTAGTGAAAGTTCGAGCGCAGAGCTCGTCGATCCTTCACCAGTAGCTATTCCTGGAGCAGATCCATGGAAAGCACGAGCAATGTGCTCGTTAATCATCAACGATTCGTGGAGCAGATCCATGGATTCGTGGAGCAGAGTCACTGTAGCTGTATCGTCGCCGCAACGGCGAACGAGGAAGGAGAAGCAACAAGCGTCGAGTCAACCGAAGACGGCTCGGGATGACGGCGGCGCATTGTCCAAGTTATCGCCGACCTTGAAATCGTCGGTTTCGGATTCCAGCGATTCTCTGCTCCTGATGTCGGGGACGGAGGACAGAGTGGTGGCTCCACTGTTGGTCTTTTTTATGCTGGTAACAAAGCCTCCAAAGTTTGGTGGAAGTTTTAAGAAAATAGAAGGTTCTCGAAAAGTCGAGCATTCGAACTTGAAGAAAGTGGATAATGCATCAGAAGTTGATTGCATTAGAACTCTGGAGGTATTTAGTCTCTCTATTCTGATTTGGAAGTGGATCATCAAACTTTGGCACTTCCAGGACTTGAGAAAGAGAATTGCAGAGATGAGTTTCGCGAAGAGAGAGTACGAGTTCCTTAGGGAGGTCGGAATTGGGCCTAGGAACTTCGGCTGTTATGTCAATAGCGCCTGGAGGGCGATTGGTCCTACCGTCTACACTGTAAATCCCTCCAATAATCAGGCAATAGCTGATGTTGTTGAAGCTTCAATCTGTGACTATGAAGAGAGAAAGCGGGCTTGCTATGAAGCAGCAAAGTTGTGGATGCAGATTCCTGCTCCAAAAAGAGGTGAGATTGTTAAGCAGATTGGTGATGTACTTAGAGCTAAGGTCTATCACCTTGGCTATTTTGTTTCACTCGAGATGGGAAAAATACTACCTGAAAGAATTGGGGAGGTCCTAGAAATAATTGATATGTGTGACTTTGCTGTTGGATTAAGCCATATGATGTTGGAGAAAAATAATTTGCCAGGTGCAATTTTTCACCATTGGTCAAGGTATAGCCAGGTATTCCATGCTCTCGGTGCCATCGGAGTTCTGGACAATTTCCCACGCAGCCACCATCTGCACAAAAAATGAATCCAAGCTTCCCAGTCAGCTCCGAGTTATAGGTCCAGTCCTTGAGGCCTGGGTAGTTTTTTCCGGTAGCTGCGATTGGCTTTCCGGTGGCGTGATCGGTCATCTCGAAGATCGATCGTTCACCATCGTGTCCAAGTAAATGAGTGCATCGGCAAACCGGTCtctaaattttatatgtatacatatttgaatgtgtCGATGGCTGACAACTCTGCAAAGcgttgaaatatatatatcaaattgggCAACGCATGATAGTCGGCTGTATACCTCGTCATCATTTGTGATGACCGGAGCCCGGTTCCTATCGCGGTAGACAGACCGATCACCGAGAGCATGGAATTCCCGACCACCTCTCAAGAGTAGCTTCTCGAGCGTGTGATTATTATAAGAGGAGACATTCTCCGCCAGTCAGAAATTATAGGCCAAGCAAGAGTTTCCCGAGCATCTAGTTCGCGTATTCTGAACAGAGCTACGGGCgtccaaatttcaaatttgtaacttaattttatattgtaaaaatttatAGTTTATAGCTTTCTAATTGTAAGTTGTATAGCCTAAACTGTAATTTATATAAGTTATAGGCTTAGACTTAGAAATTAGTAATAGCAAAGCTTTAAATGTAataagtccggttaggtcggTCAATCCACCACCGGCATTGTAAtcccgagatcagatctcggtataattaattacgacggcggtcagaaaaaaacgctacgacggcggtcggaaaaaacgcaaCAGGAGCAAGGTGCcggtttatggtcctcggaccgatttttgtgggagtaaggtgcccactacgggagcaaggtgcccgtttatggtcctcggaccgatttttgtgggagtaaggtgcccactacgggagcaaggtgcccattaTGGTCGTCGAACCAATCTttatgggagcaaggtgcccactacgggagtaaggtgcccgctcggtcctcgaaccgatttGTTACGACGGCGAtcggaaaaaacgctacgaccgaaaagtcggaaaaaactacgggagtaaggtgcccgctcggtcctcgaaccgatctgtTACAACGacggtcggaaaaaacgctacgactgaaaagtcggaaaaaactacgggagtaaggtgccttTCACAATCAATAAGATCTGCAAACTCCATCAAATGCTCGAGCCCGCCTGTTCAAAATTGCGACCGAGCGAAGTTGAAGTTTTAAAAGcttgtgaattttttaattcactttgtaaattgtacacggtcatatatatagattagtCTTGTGCAATGCCCGGTTAGGTAGGCATTACCATCACCGGTGCTATAAGTCTTACTAGGTTGGCATTGCCACCATCGGCACGATGAGCCCGAGACCATGCATATCTCGGCATAAACCCTACCTAGTAGGTAATCTTGACCGGTTAGGTCGGCATTACCACCACCGGCG
It includes:
- the LOC116033178 gene encoding aldehyde dehydrogenase family 7 member B4-like, with product MSFAKREYEFLREVGIGPRNFGCYVNSAWRAIGPTVYTVNPSNNQAIADVVEASICDYEERKRACYEAAKLWMQIPAPKRGEIVKQIGDVLRAKVYHLGYFVSLEMGKILPERIGEVLEIIDMCDFAVGLSHMMLEKNNLPGAIFHHWSRYSQVFHALGAIGVLDNFPRSHHLHKK